In Hahella sp. HNIBRBA332, the genomic window CTCGCTGATTTGGAGTCGCACCGAGGATCGGGAGAAGGATTTCGACTACAGCGACACTGTCATTAATTTGAAGACGGTCGCTTTTTTCAAGAAAGGCAGCGGCTTTGACTGGAGTGACGCAGCGTCGCTGAAAGGTAAGAAGTTGGGCGGCGTCACCGGCTACAGCTATGGCTTCGATGATGAGGAAAAGTCCGGAATGGTCAGCATTGAGCGGGTGTCCAGCGCGGACGCCAACGTGAAAAAACTGCTGGCGGGGCGTTTGGACGCCTACATGGAAGACCTTGATGTGGGCAGCGAGCTGATGAACGGCATGGGGGTGATGGATCAGGTTGAAGTACATCCCAAGCCGATCAAGGAAAAGTCTTACCACTTGATTCTGAACAAGGTGCAGCCGGAAAACAAAAAACTGATGGAAGCCTTCAACCGCGGCTTGCAGAAGCTGAAAGACAGTGGCGAGTACGACAAGATGATTGAAGCCTCCCGTCGCGGCGAATATAAAAAGTAAATCCCATCTCGAACCGCCGCGTAAAGCGCGGCGGTTTCAATCGATCATCACCATCGGTCGTTGCGTCACCGGATGAGGCAGAATGCGGCTGTCCACCTGATACACCTCTCTGACG contains:
- a CDS encoding ABC transporter substrate-binding protein, which translates into the protein MKKTLFNRLMNVLVLSAAVVFSGTSAAEKVTLANGEWAPYLSENLNEYGVISDVVKKAFANENIDVEYVFLPWKRGYEDAKNGKLNGSLIWSRTEDREKDFDYSDTVINLKTVAFFKKGSGFDWSDAASLKGKKLGGVTGYSYGFDDEEKSGMVSIERVSSADANVKKLLAGRLDAYMEDLDVGSELMNGMGVMDQVEVHPKPIKEKSYHLILNKVQPENKKLMEAFNRGLQKLKDSGEYDKMIEASRRGEYKK